Part of the Opitutus sp. ER46 genome is shown below.
GTCGCGGCCATCAGAAGGCAGAAGCCATTCGCCTGTTTTGAATCGTGAAGGGGCGCCCGGAAGCACTCCGAAGCGCGGATGCCCAGGGGCAGCCCGGTCGTGGCCTCGAAGGCCTTCTGGTATTCGCGAAACAGCTCCGATTTCTCGATGTGGGCCACCATGTCACGGTGGCGCGAAGCGGTTTCGGCGGGCTGGGTGGGGAGCAGGGTGTTCATTGTGGGAGGGTCGCCTTCGACGCGCACACAATAGCAAATAATGCGGAGCCCCGATATTGGTGTGGCCGCGCGATCTCACTAGGGAAATTCCCTAGTCCTACCTTCGCCACGAGCGGAAACACATCGGGATGCGTGGTTTTGGCCCCTTGCGCAACGGTTGCCATGTGATTAGGGTCTCTGATCGTGGCCCAGCTCGATTACCAACACCTCACCCGCGAGGATCTTGTGACGCGTCTTGCCGACCTGGAGCGGACGGCGTCATCGGAGCGGCAGCGTTCCGAAGAGCGCGCCCAGAACACCGAGGCGGAGCTGCGGGACATCAAGGCGGCGCTGGACGAGCACTCGATCGTGGCGATCACGGACCGCACGGGTCGGATCACGTACGTGAACGACAAGTTCTGTGCGATTTCGAAGTACCCGCGCGAGGAGCTGATCGGCCAGGACCATCGCATCATCAATTCCGGGACGCACCCGAAGACGTTCTTCCAGGATCTCTGGCACACGATCGCGCACGGCCGCGTCTGGCATGGCGAGATTCGCAACCGGGCGAAGGACGGCAGCCTCTACTGGGTCGACACGACGATCTATCCCCGCGTGAACGCGGAGGGGAAGCCGGTGCAGTACGTGGCGATCCGGACGGACATCACCAAGCGCAAGGCGGACGAGGAAAACCTGAAGCAGTTCGCCCGCGAGCTGGAGGAGAAGAACAAGGAGCTGGAGACGATCGTGTACACGGTGTCGCACGATCTGCGCTCGCCGCTCGTGAACGTGCAGGGCTTCAGCAAGCAGCTGAACCGCGCCTGCGAGAAGCTCACCCTGGTCGCGACCGGGGCGGCGGACGGCCGCATTGCGGTGGCCGATATCCGGCCGCAGCTCGACGGGGCGATTCCGCAGGCGCTGAAGTTCATCAATGCCGGCGTGAACAAGATGGAGATGCTGCTGGCCGGCCTGCTGCGTTACTCGCGGCTCGGCCGGGTGGCGCTGAATATCCGCCCGCTCGAGATGAACTCGCTCCTGGCGGAGATCGTCGCCGCGATGAAATTCCAGATCGACAACGTGCAGGCGAGCGTGCGCGTCGACCCGTTGCCGAGCTGCCTGGGCGATTCGGCGCAGACGAGCCAGGTGTTCGCCAACCTGATCGACAACGCGCTCAAGTACCGCGACGCGTCGCGTCCCCTGCAGGTGACGGTAACCGGGCGACGCGAGGGCGCCGAGGTGATCTACGCGGTGGCCGACAACGGGATTGGCATGGCGCCGCAGCACCAGGCCAAGGCGTTTGAGATTTTCCATCGCCTCAACCCGGACGACACGCCGGGCGAGGGGCTGGGGCTGACCATTGCGCAACGCGTGCTGGAGCGGCAGCGCGGGCGCATCTGGGTCGACAGCGCCGAGGGGCGCGGGTCGACGTTCTACGTTTCTTTGCCGGCGAGTGATCTGCCGGTGGTGACCCGATAATGAAAAAGCAGGAACCGATCATCCTCATCGTCGATGACGACGAAGGACACGCCATTCTCGTCCGCCAGAATCTCGAGGCGGCCGGGCTGGACAACCGCATCCAGCATTTCCGGGACGGCCAGGCCGTGCTGGACTTCTTCTTCGGTCCGGACGGCCGGGCGAGCCGGCATCCGGGCGAGGTGTACCTCGTGCTGCTGGATATCCGCATGCCGAAGGTGGACGGCATCGAGGTGTTGCGGCGGCTGAAGACGGATCCCGACCTGAGGAAGATCCCGGTGATCATGCTCACGACGACCGACGACCAGCGGGAGGTGGAGCGCTGCCACAAGCTTGGGTGCAGCGTCTACATCCAGAAGCCGGTCGACTACGACAAGTTCGCCGAGGCGATTCGCCGCCTCGGGCTGTTTGTCACGCTGCTGCTCGTCCCCCCGGTGACCGAACCTGCCTCGTGAGCGACGAACCGAAGTCAGCGCACATCCTCGTCGTGGATGACGACGAGGGCCTTTGCCTGCTCATGGCGGAGGCCTTGCGGGCGGATCATCTCACGGTGGCCACGGCCGGCTCCGGCGCGGCGGCGCTGGCCTGGCTCGAGGCGCATACCCCCGACCTGATGCTGCTCGACCTGAAGATGCGCGACGTCGGCGGGCAGGCGCTGGTGAAGCGGCTGAAGCAGCATCGAACTCCGGTGCCGTTCCTCGTCGTGACGGGGCAGGGCGATGAGAAGGTGGCGGTCGACGTGATGAAGCAGGGCGCGCTCGACTACGTGATGAAGGACTCGGGCCTGCTCGACCTGCTGCCCGGGGTGGTGCGCCGCGCGTTGGAGGCGATCGAGCGCGACCGGCAACTGGCGCAGACGCAAGCGAGCCTGCGCGAGAGCGAGGCACGTTTTGCCGCGGCTATGCGGGCGACGAACGACGGCGTGTGGGAATGGCGCATTCCCGACGACAGCGCGTACTTTTCGCCGCGGTGGAAGGCGATCCTCGGCTTCCAGCCCAACGAAATCCCCGACGTGCGCGACGAGTGGCGGCGGCGGATCCATCCGCAGGACGAGGAGCGGGTGCAGGTGGCGTTCCGCGACTTTCTCACCGACGCGATCCACACCTTCAGCATCGAATACCGGATGCAGCACAAGGACGGCTCGTACCGGTGGATTCACTCCCGGGCGGTGCTCGAGCGCGACGTGGCGGGACGGCCGCTGCGGATGATCGGCGCCAACGCGGACATCACGGACCGCAAGCAGCTGGAAAAGGAGCTGACGAGCATCAGCGACCGCGAGCAGCGCCGGATCGGCCAGGACCTGCACGACGGCCTGGGACAGCAGCTCACGGCGATCGAGTTCATGTGCCAGTCGCTGCGCGCCGACCTGAAGGACGCAGCGCCGGAGATCCGCGAACAGGTCGTCGCGATGGGAGCGTTCCTGCGGCAGGCGATCACGCAGACCCGGGCGCTGGCGCACGGACTGACGGCGTTCATGCTGGACGCGAGCGGTCTGCAGGGCGCGCTGGCGGAGCTGGCCGAGACCACGGGAGCGTTGGGCCGCGTGAAGGTGCGGTTCTCCTGCCCGGCGCCGGTCCGGGTGAAGGATGGCGAGACGGCGGTGCATCTTTATCGCATCGCGCAGGAGGCGATCGGCAATGCGCTCAAGCATTCCCGCGCCACGGAAATCTACGTCAGCCTCGTCGACGAGGACGGCGTGGTGACGTTGCGCGTTTCCGACAATGGCACCGGACTGCCGAAGGCGGACGAGGTGGGCGACGCCGGGGTGGGCATGCGGGTGATGGATCACCGCGCGGCGACGATTGGCGCGAACCTGTCGATCAGCTCGCGGCGGAACCGTGGCGTCACGGTCACCTGTACCTTGCACCAGAAATTTGCCGCGTGACGGTGTTCGCATCCCTTTCGACCATGCCATGAAACCTCGGGCCTCCCACACTCCCCGTGCCGCCACTTCCACTCCCGCGCCGAGCATCCCGGCGGCCGCGTCTCGCGGGGCCGGGGACGCGGAGCGCCGGACAATCCTGATCGTTGACGACCACCCCTTCATGCGGGCGGGCCTGGCGCAGTTGATCGACAAGCAGGCGGACCTGCGGGTCTGCGGCGAGGCGGGTGATCCGGCCGAGGCCTTGCGAAAGCTCGCGGAGCTGAAGGTGGACCTCGTGCTGACGGACATGACGATGCCCGGCCGCAGCGGCATCGAGTTCATCAAGGACGTGCAGGCGCTGTATCCGAAAATGCCGATGCTGGTCGTTTCGATGCACGACGAGGTGATCTACGCGGAGCGGGTGCTCCGGGCAGGGGCGCGCGGCTACATCATGAAGGAAGCCGGGGGCGAGAACCTGCTGTTCGCCATCCGCCAGGTGCTGGTGGGGCAGGCGTATGTCAGCCCGCGGGTGTCGGCCAAGATCCTGGACGACATGTCGGGGCGGAAACCGCGCGGTTCGAATTCACCGATCGAGCGGCTGAGCGACCGCGAGTTCGAGGTCTTCCAGTTGATCGGGCAGGGAAAGAGCACGCGCGAGATCGCTAAGCAGCTTGGGCTCAGTCCGAAAACGGTCGATGTGCACCGCGCGAACACGAAGGAGAAGCTCGGGCTCGACGACGCGACCGCGCTGGTGCGCCACGCGGTGCGGTGGGTGGAGTCGCAGGGCGGCCCGGTGGAAGTGCAGAAGTAGCAGAAACCGCGGCCGCGATTTCTGCCGGGAGGCGGCTCAGCGTTTGGCCCAGGCGGGTGGGGCGTCGGCGTATTGCGCGACTCCGTTGCCGAAGGACCAGTTCTCGGCGGCGGTCTCGACGAGCGCCACGAACACGTCCTCGGGCCGCAGGCCCGGCGCGGAGCCGAGCTGGGCAGCGATCTGGGCAAAGAGAGCGCGCTTTTGGGCGAGCGTGCGCCCGGTGCCGAGCGTGATGCGGATGAACACGGTTTCGGCCGAACGCTTGATGCCGAGGTACTGCGGGTCGCAGATGAACCCGTCGGGCGGAACCTCGGTGATCACCTGGAAATGATCGTCGGGCGGCACCCCGAGGGCGGCGACGAGGGCCGCGTGGACGCTGTCGCCCAGGGCCCGGCGGTAGGCGGCGGGTTTGCCGGAGCGGAGATAGATTTCAACGAAGGGCATGACGCCGCAGAACGGACGGGGCGGCGGCGGGAGGGCAACTGCCGGCGCGACATACCTCCCGCCCAATTTTGGCAGCACACGCAGTTTTGAGAGGCGGGGTGCGCGGGGTACGCGGGGGGCGCGGGCCTGGAGAGAACGAGAAAGAGGGCGTACGAGGGCGGGGTGCGGCGGACGGGTGACGATTGTCCGAGCGCCCCAGAGAAGGAGAACGAGAAAGAGAACGAGAACGAGAAAGAGGGCGGGAGCGGCGGATGCAGGTTCTTCGCCGACGCGGGGGGCTCAGATGGACGGAGTCTCCGCCGTCAGGATACGGATCACGTGATACGAGACCTGGCCGTCGCCGATGGCGCGCATGCCGTGGAGGTCGTTGGCGGCGAAGAAGAGCAGGGAGCCGGGGCCGGCCAGTTCGACCCGGTCGTTAATCGTCACCTCGAGCGTGCCCTCCTTCACGATGACGAGTTCCTCGTCGGGGTGACGATGGGCCTCATGGGCGCGTTCGCCCGGGTGGAGGGTGGTGGCGTGGCACTCCAGGTTGCGCATCGTGCGCGTCGGCCGGTCGAAGAAGTCGCGTCGTTCGCCCACGCGCGTGGGGATGGCGGGCAGCTTGGACCATTCATAGACAGCGGACGCGAGCAGTGACCGGGGGGAGGGCATGGGCGAAGTGAAAGTGAGAGTGAAAGTGAGGGTGGAGGCGGAAACCGGAATGACGGCTGAGAGCAGAAGCGCGAGGAGGGTCCGGAAAGCTGCGGGCGGTTGTCGCAGATCCGGGGGCGCCGGGCGAGCTTTGGTCGGGGGAGCGTCCGGCCGGCACCCCACGAGGAGCCTGTCTGACGGCGCGCGGTTCGATCCCTCTCACTTTCACTCTCACTCTCACTTTTCCGCCTCCCTTTTGGCGCTGACATCTGGGTTTTCGCTGAGCACGGTTCGAAGCCTTGTGCCGCGCCTCGTCTTCCACCTCGTCGTCGTAACACTGGGTATCCTGAGCATGGGCTTTCAGTTGCTGGCCTCGCGGCTGCTGAATCCGCACTTCGGTTCGTCGATCATCGTCTGGGCGTGGCTGATTTCCACGTTCCTGGCGGCGTTCAGCATTGGCTCCATGGTGGGCGGCTGGATCAGCAACCTGCCGTCGGCGCCGCGGCGGCGTGGGCAATGGGTGGGTGCGGGGCTGGCGGTCGTTTCGCTGACGCTGACGGCGGCGTTTGGGCGCGCCTTGCTGGACCGAATCGAAGTCGCATTTCCAGACCTGAGCATCGGGCTGCTCGTTTCGTGTGTGAGCCTGTTCTTCGTGCCGGTCACGGCGCTGTCGCTGTTCAGTCCGCAGTGCGTGCAGTACCTCGCGAGCCACGGGACGCCGCCGGGTAAGGCCTCGGGTCTGGTCTATGGCGTGAGCACGCTCGGGAACATTGCCGGCGTGATGATGACGGCGTTCCTCCTGATTCCGCACTTCCGGGTATCGACGCTGCTCTACGGCTGGCTGGCCGTGGCAGTGGCCAGCCTAGCGGTGTTGCTGCACCTCCTGCGTCCAGCCCCGGTCTCCTCCTCATGATGCGCCTGCTCCTGACTTTCCTAGCCCTGGCTGCGGTGGCCCTTCGCGCGGCCCCGACGGGCGACTACGTCGAGCGTTACGACACGCTCTACAACAGCCTCACGATCGAGAAGAACGGGACGGTCGTGGAGATGCGGGCGCGTTCCCGGCGCGGCGAGGCGCTGGAGTCGGCGGTGGACCTGGCGGATCCGCTGCGGCTGGTCGTGCCGTATACGCGCACCTTGTACGGGGCGTTGTTCTTCCAGCCGGAGCCGCGGCGCGTGCTCATGATCGGCCTGGGCGGAGCGGGCTTTCACCGGCTGTTCCACGCGGCGTATTTGCAGGCGATCGTCCAGTCGGTCGAGCTCGACCCGAAGGTCGTCGAGCTCTGCCGGACGCACCTGGCGTTCGCGCCCGACGAGCGGCAGCCGATCGCGACGATGGACGGCCGCATGTTCGTGAAGCGCAACCGGGAGAGCTGGGACTGGATCATCCTCGATGCGTTTCGCGGTGGGTTCGTGCCGCCGCACCTGAAGACGGAGGAGTTTTACCGGGAATGCGCGGCGCGGCTCGCGGAGGGCGGCGTGTTCGTGAGCAACCTGCACGCGAACAGCGAGCTGTTCCATTCGGACATCAAGACGATCCAGGCGGTGTTCCCGCAGGTGGTGCTGTTGCAGACGCACGCGCGCGGCAACGTGATCGTGTTCGCGGTCAAGTACCGGAAACCCGTGATCACCGACCCGGCGAAATGGCCGGACCCGGCGAAGCTGATGCGGCCGGAGTTTGCCGGCCGACTGGAGCTCGCGGCGCTGCGGGAGGAGTACGTGCCCATCCCGCAGGCGGTGCGGAGCGCGCGGGTGCTGACGGACGATTTCGCGCCGGTGGAGTTTCTCGACGCGATGAAGACCAACAACACCAGCGAGCGGTAGCAGGAGCAGCCTGTCGGACGCGTCCGACAGGCTGCCAAGCAAAATGGCTGCGCCATTTTGGGGCGGGGGAGGCGCAGCCCGCGGACGAACTCCGCAGGGTGGCGCGGCGCCGGCGCGCTAAAGGGTGAACGGCTTTGCAGTTGAGACGCGGCGGCGGATCCGGCCAGATTCGGGCTCTTTCTTACCACCATGTCCCTCTTCATTGGCATCGATTCCGGTACCCAAAGTGTGAAGGCCGTCGCGTTCGACCTGGACCAAGGCAAGGTCGTCGCGGAAGCCCGCGCGCCGCATGCGCTCATCGCCGGCCTGCCGGTGGGGCACATGGAGCAGCATCCGCAGGAGTGGGTGAGTGCGCTGGACACCGTGATCGCGGCGGTGGCGGAGAAGATCGACCGGTCGCGGGTGCGCGGGATCGGCGTGTCGGGCCAGCAGCATGGATTTGTGCCGCTGGATGACCATGGCCAGGTGATCCGGCCGGCGAAGCTCTGGTGCGACACGAGCACGGCGCCGGAGTGCGCGATTATCACGAAGAAGCTGGGCGGGCCGAAGGCGACGATCCGGAAGACCGGCAACCTGGTGCTGCCGGGCTTCACGGCGGCGAAGATCCTCTGGTTGAAAAAGCACGAGCCCGCCAACTATCGCCGGCTGCGCCACGTGCTGCTGCCGCACGACTACCTGAATTTTCACCTTACCGGAAACTACTTCATGGAGTACGGCGACGCCTCGGGCACGGCGCTGATGGACGTGCGGAAGCGGGTCTGGTCGAAGGAGGCGGTGGCGGCGATCGACCGCCACCTGATCGACTGGCTGCCGGCGCTGCATGATTCGCATGAGGCGGCCGGGACCCTGCGGCCGGATCTGGCGGCGAAGTTCGGCTTCCCGGCGGACGTCGTGGTGAGCGCAGGCGGTGGCGACAACATGATGGGCGCGATCGGCACGGGCAACGTGGCGCCTGGCGTGGTCACGGCGAGCTTCGGCACGAGCGGCACAATTTACGCGTATGCGAACAAGCCCGTGATCGATCCCCAGGGTGAGATCGCGGCGTTTTGTTCCTCGACCGGCGGGTGGCTGCCGCTGCTCTGCACGATGAACGTCACGACCGTGACGGAGCAGGTGCGGGCACTGTTTGGGTATGACGTGGCGGCGCTCGAGGCGGCGGCGGCGACCGCGCCGGTGGGCTGCAACGGGCTGATGCTCCTCCCGTACTTTGCCGGCGAGCGCACGCCCAACGTGCCGCACGGCTCGGGTGTGTGGCTGGGCGTGAACCAGGCGACACTGAAGCCCGCGCACCTGGCGCGCAGCGCGATGGAAGGCGTGACCATGGGAATGAACTACGGCCTGCGCCGGCTGGGCGCGCTCGGCGTGAAGCCAAAGGAAATCCGCGTGACCGGCGGCGGCGCCAAGTCGGCGGTGTGGCGGCAGATCATGGCGGACATTTTTGGCGTGCCGGTCGTGGGTATGGTCGAGGACGAAGGCGCGGCGCTCGGTGGCGCGCTCCAGGCTGCGTGGTGCCTGGCGCGGCGCGACAACCGGGGCGCGGCGATCACCGATCTGACGAAGGGCTGCGTGGCGGTGAACGAGGCGTCGCGTTGCGAGCCGAACAAGGCGAACGTCGCGCGTTACCGCGAGATGCAGGCCCTGCAGGATCAGCTCAGCACGAACCTGCGCGACGTCTTCCCGACGCAGCGCGAGCTGGCGACCCGCTGAGTCGGTCGGTTTGACGGCCGCAGCCGGGCGGCACGCCACGGCTGCGCCGTAGGTGCGCCGTCGAGCTGACGCGAAGTCATTACCGGCGGCGTTGTTGCGCGTGCCGGGACCGACCGGAACCTTGGGACTCGGTGGAGTCAGCCGCGGCGGCCCGTCCGCGATAACTAGCCAGATCTGGCTAGTTATCTCACATAACTAGCCAAAACTGGCTAGTTATCTCATCCGCCGACGGACGCGCGGCGCGGCGCTCCGGCCGTGGCAAAGCGGGTATGCGCCGCACCGCCAGCGGTTTCGGCGGTCTGGATCCGTTCATGCAGACGAGGAAAACGGACGTCGTGGTGATCGGGGGCGGAGTCGCGGGCCTGGCCGCGGCCGGAGAACTTAGGCGGCGTGGCTACCGCGTGCAGCTGCTGGAGGCGCGCGATCGGCTGGGCGGGCGGATCTGGACGGAGCGCCGGGCGGGCTGGCCGGAACCGGTGGAAAAAGGCGCGCAGTTCGTGCATGCCGGCAACGACGCGCTTTGGGACGTGTTGCGCCGCCACCGCATCCGCGTGCAGCGCGTGCCGGAGCGGCATTGGCGGAAGGAGGGAAAATCGCTGGTGCCGGTGGCGGACATGCGTACGCGGGTGGCCGCGGTGACGGAGCGGATCGAACCGCGGCGGATGCGGCGCTGGAGTTTTGCCGGTTTTCTGCGGCGGGCGGGGCAGGACGTGGACCCGGTGGACCGCGAGCTGGCCGTGGGCTTCGTGGAAGGGTTCGAAGCGGCGCCGTGCGAGGAGATGAGCGCGGCGGCGGTGGCGGGCGAGACGCTCGACGACAACGAGCAGTTCATCGTGCCCGGCGGCTACGACCAACTGGTCGCGGCGCTGGTGAAGGAACTTGCCGCCCTCGCGGTGAACGTGCAGTTGCGCGTCCCGTGCCGGCGCGTCACCTGGCGCGCGGGGCGAGTGCAGGTGGAGACGGCGGACACGGCGTGGGAGGCGCGGGCGGCGGTGGTGGCGGTTCCAGTGGGCGTGCTGCGCCGGCGCGGCGGGCTCGCCTTTTCGCCGGTGTTGCGGGCCCGGGAGCGCGCACTCGCGGCGATCGGGCCGGGGCAGGTGGTGCGGTTGAGCGTGCGGCTGGACGGGCGGCGCGTGCGGCGGCTGGTGCCCGCGGCGCTGGGCGGGAGGCCGCGTTTCGGATTCATCCACTCGCTCGAGGATGGCGTGCCGGTCTGGTGGTCACTCACGGATGCACCGGTGGTGACCGGCTGGGTGGGCGGGCCGGGCGCGAGTGCACTGACGCGGCGGACGCCGGCGGAGATCCGGCGCGCGGCGCTGGCGACGCTGGCGCGGTTGTGGGGCGTGACCGTGGGTGAGCTGCGGGCGGCGGTGCAGGACGTGGTGACGCACAACTGGACGGAGGACCCGTACAGCCGCGGCGCCTACAGCTTCGTGCGCGCGGGGCACGACGGCGCGGGGGCGCAGTTGGCGGAGCCGGTGCGCGACACGCTTTTCTTTGCGGGGGAGGCGACGGCCGAGGGCGAGGCGATTGGCACGGTCCACGGCGCGCTCGCCAGCGGTTTGCGGGCGGCGGGCGAGGTGGCGCGGCGCTGACGGGCCGCGCGCGGGGCGTCAGCGCGCGAAGAACGGATTATGATCGCGCTCCTGCTGGACGGTCGTGAGCGGGCCGTGGCCGCAGGCGAGCACGGTGTCGCGCGGGAGCGTGAGAATCTTGCGCTTGGTGCTGCTGAGCTGGTCGCGGAAGCGCGTCTCGCTGCCCCCGAGGGAACTGGCGAAGAGGGAGTCGCCGACGGCGGCGAGCGGCCAGCTGAGCCCGGTGACGTAGAACGTGGTGAGCCCGGGGGAATGGCCGGCGGTGAGGAGTGTCTTGATCGCGAGCGTGCCGACGTGAAAGTGGGCGTTCTCGCGGAAGACCTTGGCGCCGGGGTGGGGCACGGGCTCGAGTTCGCTGCCCCAGACCTCGGCGCCGGTCTTCGCCGCGAGCGGGGCGAGGCCGGCGACGTGGTCCTCGTGGGAGTGCGTGAGGAAGATGTACCGGAGCGTCAGGCCCTCGGCCTGGATGAGGTCGAGCATGGGTTCGCTGGTGGCACCGGTATCGAATGCGGCGGCCACGCGGTCGCGCGGGTCCCACACGAGATAGCTATTCACGGTGATGTCTTCGCACGGCGTGTTGAACGCGGCGAAGCTGCGGGGGAACACCACCTGCTGCGGATACCATCGCTTGTGGGCGAGGTCCTCGAGGGCGTTGGGCGAGAGGTTCAGGTGACGAGCGACCCGGCGCAGCACGGCATCGATGGGCTTGCCGCCCTGGACCGCCGCGAGATCGGCGAGGGAAACCTCGGCGCGCTTGGCGAGGTCGGCGTCGGAGATGCCCAGCCCACGCTGGGCCTTGTTGATGACATCGTTGAAATTATCCTCGAGCGGGATGCGGGCCATGGCGTGATGAAGTCGGGTTGGGGGGACGGGTAGCAAGGCGCAAGTGGGCGGGCCCGGGGCGGCATCCGGTGGCGGTTGC
Proteins encoded:
- a CDS encoding ATP-binding protein, which encodes MAQLDYQHLTREDLVTRLADLERTASSERQRSEERAQNTEAELRDIKAALDEHSIVAITDRTGRITYVNDKFCAISKYPREELIGQDHRIINSGTHPKTFFQDLWHTIAHGRVWHGEIRNRAKDGSLYWVDTTIYPRVNAEGKPVQYVAIRTDITKRKADEENLKQFARELEEKNKELETIVYTVSHDLRSPLVNVQGFSKQLNRACEKLTLVATGAADGRIAVADIRPQLDGAIPQALKFINAGVNKMEMLLAGLLRYSRLGRVALNIRPLEMNSLLAEIVAAMKFQIDNVQASVRVDPLPSCLGDSAQTSQVFANLIDNALKYRDASRPLQVTVTGRREGAEVIYAVADNGIGMAPQHQAKAFEIFHRLNPDDTPGEGLGLTIAQRVLERQRGRIWVDSAEGRGSTFYVSLPASDLPVVTR
- a CDS encoding response regulator: MKKQEPIILIVDDDEGHAILVRQNLEAAGLDNRIQHFRDGQAVLDFFFGPDGRASRHPGEVYLVLLDIRMPKVDGIEVLRRLKTDPDLRKIPVIMLTTTDDQREVERCHKLGCSVYIQKPVDYDKFAEAIRRLGLFVTLLLVPPVTEPAS
- a CDS encoding PAS domain-containing protein, producing MSDEPKSAHILVVDDDEGLCLLMAEALRADHLTVATAGSGAAALAWLEAHTPDLMLLDLKMRDVGGQALVKRLKQHRTPVPFLVVTGQGDEKVAVDVMKQGALDYVMKDSGLLDLLPGVVRRALEAIERDRQLAQTQASLRESEARFAAAMRATNDGVWEWRIPDDSAYFSPRWKAILGFQPNEIPDVRDEWRRRIHPQDEERVQVAFRDFLTDAIHTFSIEYRMQHKDGSYRWIHSRAVLERDVAGRPLRMIGANADITDRKQLEKELTSISDREQRRIGQDLHDGLGQQLTAIEFMCQSLRADLKDAAPEIREQVVAMGAFLRQAITQTRALAHGLTAFMLDASGLQGALAELAETTGALGRVKVRFSCPAPVRVKDGETAVHLYRIAQEAIGNALKHSRATEIYVSLVDEDGVVTLRVSDNGTGLPKADEVGDAGVGMRVMDHRAATIGANLSISSRRNRGVTVTCTLHQKFAA
- a CDS encoding response regulator transcription factor, translating into MKPRASHTPRAATSTPAPSIPAAASRGAGDAERRTILIVDDHPFMRAGLAQLIDKQADLRVCGEAGDPAEALRKLAELKVDLVLTDMTMPGRSGIEFIKDVQALYPKMPMLVVSMHDEVIYAERVLRAGARGYIMKEAGGENLLFAIRQVLVGQAYVSPRVSAKILDDMSGRKPRGSNSPIERLSDREFEVFQLIGQGKSTREIAKQLGLSPKTVDVHRANTKEKLGLDDATALVRHAVRWVESQGGPVEVQK
- a CDS encoding tautomerase family protein, whose translation is MPFVEIYLRSGKPAAYRRALGDSVHAALVAALGVPPDDHFQVITEVPPDGFICDPQYLGIKRSAETVFIRITLGTGRTLAQKRALFAQIAAQLGSAPGLRPEDVFVALVETAAENWSFGNGVAQYADAPPAWAKR
- a CDS encoding cupin domain-containing protein, which produces MPSPRSLLASAVYEWSKLPAIPTRVGERRDFFDRPTRTMRNLECHATTLHPGERAHEAHRHPDEELVIVKEGTLEVTINDRVELAGPGSLLFFAANDLHGMRAIGDGQVSYHVIRILTAETPSI
- a CDS encoding fused MFS/spermidine synthase, which gives rise to MPRLVFHLVVVTLGILSMGFQLLASRLLNPHFGSSIIVWAWLISTFLAAFSIGSMVGGWISNLPSAPRRRGQWVGAGLAVVSLTLTAAFGRALLDRIEVAFPDLSIGLLVSCVSLFFVPVTALSLFSPQCVQYLASHGTPPGKASGLVYGVSTLGNIAGVMMTAFLLIPHFRVSTLLYGWLAVAVASLAVLLHLLRPAPVSSS
- a CDS encoding fused MFS/spermidine synthase, producing MMRLLLTFLALAAVALRAAPTGDYVERYDTLYNSLTIEKNGTVVEMRARSRRGEALESAVDLADPLRLVVPYTRTLYGALFFQPEPRRVLMIGLGGAGFHRLFHAAYLQAIVQSVELDPKVVELCRTHLAFAPDERQPIATMDGRMFVKRNRESWDWIILDAFRGGFVPPHLKTEEFYRECAARLAEGGVFVSNLHANSELFHSDIKTIQAVFPQVVLLQTHARGNVIVFAVKYRKPVITDPAKWPDPAKLMRPEFAGRLELAALREEYVPIPQAVRSARVLTDDFAPVEFLDAMKTNNTSER
- the xylB gene encoding xylulokinase, with the protein product MSLFIGIDSGTQSVKAVAFDLDQGKVVAEARAPHALIAGLPVGHMEQHPQEWVSALDTVIAAVAEKIDRSRVRGIGVSGQQHGFVPLDDHGQVIRPAKLWCDTSTAPECAIITKKLGGPKATIRKTGNLVLPGFTAAKILWLKKHEPANYRRLRHVLLPHDYLNFHLTGNYFMEYGDASGTALMDVRKRVWSKEAVAAIDRHLIDWLPALHDSHEAAGTLRPDLAAKFGFPADVVVSAGGGDNMMGAIGTGNVAPGVVTASFGTSGTIYAYANKPVIDPQGEIAAFCSSTGGWLPLLCTMNVTTVTEQVRALFGYDVAALEAAAATAPVGCNGLMLLPYFAGERTPNVPHGSGVWLGVNQATLKPAHLARSAMEGVTMGMNYGLRRLGALGVKPKEIRVTGGGAKSAVWRQIMADIFGVPVVGMVEDEGAALGGALQAAWCLARRDNRGAAITDLTKGCVAVNEASRCEPNKANVARYREMQALQDQLSTNLRDVFPTQRELATR
- a CDS encoding NAD(P)/FAD-dependent oxidoreductase; this translates as MQTRKTDVVVIGGGVAGLAAAGELRRRGYRVQLLEARDRLGGRIWTERRAGWPEPVEKGAQFVHAGNDALWDVLRRHRIRVQRVPERHWRKEGKSLVPVADMRTRVAAVTERIEPRRMRRWSFAGFLRRAGQDVDPVDRELAVGFVEGFEAAPCEEMSAAAVAGETLDDNEQFIVPGGYDQLVAALVKELAALAVNVQLRVPCRRVTWRAGRVQVETADTAWEARAAVVAVPVGVLRRRGGLAFSPVLRARERALAAIGPGQVVRLSVRLDGRRVRRLVPAALGGRPRFGFIHSLEDGVPVWWSLTDAPVVTGWVGGPGASALTRRTPAEIRRAALATLARLWGVTVGELRAAVQDVVTHNWTEDPYSRGAYSFVRAGHDGAGAQLAEPVRDTLFFAGEATAEGEAIGTVHGALASGLRAAGEVARR
- a CDS encoding MBL fold metallo-hydrolase — encoded protein: MARIPLEDNFNDVINKAQRGLGISDADLAKRAEVSLADLAAVQGGKPIDAVLRRVARHLNLSPNALEDLAHKRWYPQQVVFPRSFAAFNTPCEDITVNSYLVWDPRDRVAAAFDTGATSEPMLDLIQAEGLTLRYIFLTHSHEDHVAGLAPLAAKTGAEVWGSELEPVPHPGAKVFRENAHFHVGTLAIKTLLTAGHSPGLTTFYVTGLSWPLAAVGDSLFASSLGGSETRFRDQLSSTKRKILTLPRDTVLACGHGPLTTVQQERDHNPFFAR